The Synchiropus splendidus isolate RoL2022-P1 chromosome 1, RoL_Sspl_1.0, whole genome shotgun sequence genome includes a window with the following:
- the rbp4l gene encoding retinol binding protein 4, like, giving the protein MASSKVALLLVLLSCVELSLSASCIVDSFTVKQDFDPKRYAGKWYALQKKDPEGLFLQDNISAEYTIDDDGSMTASSKGRVTLFGFWVVCADMAAQYSVPDPETPGKMFMNYQGLASYLSSGGDNYWVIDTDYDNYAITYACRTLKDDGSCEDGYALVFSRNPRGLPPAIQRIVRQKQEDICMAGQFQPVLQSGAC; this is encoded by the exons ATGGCGTCCTCTAAGGTGGCCCTGCTGCTGGTCCTGCTCTCCTGCGTGGagctctctctgtctgcctccTGCATTGTCGACAGCTTCACTGTCAAACAGGACTTTGATCCGAAGAGG TACGCAGGGAAGTGGTACGCGCTGCAAAAGAAGGATCCAGAGGGTCTTTTCCTGCAGGACAACATCTCAGCGGAGTACACTATCGATGACGATGGCAGCATGACCGCCTCCTCCAAAGGACGCGTCACTCTGTTCGG cttctgGGTTGTGTGCGCTGACATGGCTGCCCAGTACTCAGTCCCTGACCCGGAAACTCCCGGCAAGATGTTCATGAACTACCAGGGCCTGGCCAGCTACCTGTCCAGCGGAG GCGACAACTACTGGGTCATTGACACCGACTACGACAACTACGCCATCACCTACGCCTGCCGCACCCTGAAAGACGACGGCAGCTGCGAGGATGGCTACGCCCTGGTCTTCTCCAGGAACCCCCGCGGCCTGCCCCCTGCCATCCAACGCATCGTCCGTCAGAAGCAGGAGGACATCTGCATGGCTGGTCAGTTCCAGCCCGTCCTGCAGTCCGGAGCCTGCTAA